In the Acomys russatus chromosome 13, mAcoRus1.1, whole genome shotgun sequence genome, one interval contains:
- the LOC127197714 gene encoding taste receptor type 2 member 104-like yields the protein MLSAAESALLFVATCEAVLGVLGNTFIALVNCKDCAKSKKLSKIGFILTGLATSRICILWIIMIDLYIKLFSIHVFTYSILYESLNYLWVIMNHLSIWFATSLSIFYFLKIANFSHYVFIWLKRRADRIFIFLNGCLLVSLLIDIPQTVKPINDTKMQYTNMSWHIHLQANELLINHIIFQFGIVFFFLIAVITCLLLIISLWRHNKQMQLNVSRFQDLNTEVHVKAMKVLISFIILLILYFIGLAMEIYFFWQEDTLLFVLGMIIMSMYPCCHSFILILANSQLRKASLRLLQQFKYCDNEDLASTQQCGTDLSALK from the coding sequence ATGCTAAGTGCAGCGGAAAGTGCTCTTCTGTTTGTTGCCACTTGTGAAGCTGTGCTGGGAGTGTTAGGAAACACATTCATTGCACTTGTGAACTGCAAAGACTGTGCCAAGAGCAAGAAGCTTTCTAAGATTGGCTTCATTCTCACTGGCTTGGCAACTTCCAGGATTTGTATTTTATGGATAATAATGATTgacttatatataaaattattctctATACATGTATTTACCTATAGCATCCTATATGAAAGCCTTAATTATTTATGGGTAATTATGAACCACTTGAGCATCTGGTTTGCCACTAGCCTCAGCATCTTCTATTTCCTGAAGATAGCCAATTTTTCTCATTATGTATTTATCTGGCTGAAAAGGAGAGCTGATAGAATTTTTATCTTCCTAAATGGATGCCTTCTTGTCTCATTGCTTATTGATATTCCACAAACTGTGAAGCCGATTAATGACACTAAAATGCAATATACAAACATGTCCTGGCACATTCACCTACAGGCAAATGAGTTACTTATTAATCACATCATTTTTCAATTtggaattgttttcttctttctgattgCTGTCATTACCTGTCTCCTGTTGATCATTTCCCTTTGGAGACACAACAAACAGATGCAATTGAATGTGTCACGATTCCAAGACCTCAACACAgaagttcatgtgaaagccatgaaggttttaatttcttttatcatCCTcttaatcttatattttatagGTCTGGCCATGGAAATATACTTTTTTTGGCAAGAAGACACATTGCTATTTGTTCTTGGTATGATAATTATGTCCATGTATCCCTGCTGTCACTCGTTTATTCTAATTCTAGCAAACAGCCAGCTCAGGAAAGCCTCTTTAAGGTTATTGCAACAATTTAAATACTGTGACAATGAAGATCTTGCAAGCACACAGCAGTGTGGCACTGACTTGAGTGCCCTGAAATAA